agtaattctatcctatcctggaacgtttcttgtcatgtgaagtgtttaatgtctgccatccctcccgtttcttctgtccctacttctcaggaggaacctggcgatttgacaggagtgccggaggaatatcatgatctgcgcacggtcttcagtcggtcccgagccaactcccttcctcctcaccggtcgtatgattgtagtattgatctccttccggggaccactcctcctcggggtagactatactctctgtcggctcccgaacgtaaggctctcgaggattatttgtctgtgtctcttgacgccggtaccatagtgccttcttcctctccggccggggcggggttctttttgttaagaagaaggacggtactctgcgccccctgcgtggattatcgaggctgaatgacataacggttaagaatcgttatccgcttccccttatgtcatcagccttcgagattctgcagggagccaggtgctttactaagttggaccttcgtaacgcttaccatctcgtgcgcatcagagagggggacgagtggaaaacggcgtttaacactccgttagggcattttgagtaccgggttctgccgttcggtctcgccaatgcgccagctgtttttcaggcattagttaatgatgttctgagagacatgctgaacatctttgtttttgtctatcttgacgatatcctgatttttctccgtcactcgagattcatgttcagcacgttcgacgtgttctacagcgccttttagagaattgtctctacgtaaaggctgagaagtgctcttttcatgtctcctccgttacttttctcggttccgttatttccgctgaaggcattcagatggattccgctaaggtccaagctgtcagtgattggcccgttccaaggtcacgtgtcgagttgcagcgctttttaggtttcgctaatttctatcggcgtttcattcgtaatttcggtcaagttgctgcccctctcacagctcttacttctgtcaagacgtgttttaagtggtccggttccgcccagggagcttttgatcttctaaaagaacgttttacgtccgctcctatcctcgttactcctgacgtcactagacaattcattgtcgaggttgacgcttcagaggtaggcgtgggagccattctatcccagcgcttccagtctgacgataaggttcatccttgcgcttatttttctcatcgcctgtcgccatctgagcgcaactatgatgtgggtaaccgtgaactgctcgccatccgcttagccctaggcgaatggcgacagtggttggagggggcgaccgttccttttgtcgtttggacagaccataagaaccttgagtacatccgttctgccaaacgacttaatgcccgtcaagctcgttgggcgttgtttttcgctcgtttcgagtttgtgatttcttaccgtccgggtagcaagaacaccaagcctgatgccttatcccgtctgtttagttcttctgtggcttctactgatcccgagggattcttccttatgggcgtgttgtcgggttaacagtctggggaattgaaagacaggttaagcaagcactcacgcacactgcgtcgccgcgcgcttgtcctagtaacctccttttcgttcctgtttccactcgtctggctgttcttcagtgggctcactctgccaagttagctggtcatcccggtgttcgaggcactcttgcgtctattcgccagcgcttttggtggccgactcaggagcgtgacacgcgccgtttcgtggctgcttgttcggactgcgcgcagactaagtcgggtaactctcctcctgccggtcgtctcagaccgctccccattccttctcgaccatggtctcacatcgccttagacttcattaccggtctgcctttgtctgcggggaagactgtgattcttacggttgtcgataggttctctaaggcggcacatttcattcccctcgctaaacttccttccgctaaggagacggcacaaatcattattgagaatgtattcagaattcatggcctcccgttagacgccgtttcagacagaggcccgcaattcacgtcacagttttggagggagttctgtcgtttgattggtgcgtccgtcagtctctcttccgggtttcatccccagtctaacggtcaagcagagagggccaatcagacgattggtcgcatactacgcagcctttctttcagaaaccctgcgtcttgggcagaacagctcccctgggcagaatacgctctggtcgcttccttcatctgctaccgggttatctccgtttcagagtagtctgggttaccagcctcctctgttctcatcccagcttgccgagtccagcgttccctccgctcaagcgtttgtccaacgttgtgagcgcacctggaggagggtgaggtctgcactttgccgttacagggcacagactgtgagagccgccaataaacgcaggattaagagtccaaggtattgttgcggccagagagtgtggctttccactcgcaaccttcctcttacgacagcttctcgtaagttgactccgcggttcattggtccgttccgtgtctcccaggtcgtcaatcctgtcgctgtgcgactgcttcttccgcgacatcttcgtcgcgtccatcctgtcttccatgtctcctgtgttaagccctttcttcgcacccccgttcgtcttccctcccccctcccgtccttgtcgagagcgcacctatttacaaggtacataagatcatggacatgcgttctcggggacggggtcaccaatacttagtggattgggagggttacggtcctgaggagaggagttgggttccgtctcgggacgtgctggaccgttcactcattgatgatttcctccgttgccgccaggattcctcctcgagtgcgccaggaggcgctcggtgagtgggggggtactgtcatgtttgtcatttattatcatgtcttgtccctgtgctccccattctattcgtttccctctgctggtcttattaggttctttccctctttctatccctctctctccccctccctctctcactctctcgctctctcttctctctatcgttccgttcctgctcccagctgttcctattcccctaatcaatcatttagtcttcccacacctgttcccgatcctttcccctgattagagtccctatttcttcctttgtgttccgttcctgtcctgtcggttccttgtttagaattcaccgtgctgtgattgtgtatcgccctgtcgtgtcgtgttttcctcagatgctgcgtggtgagcaggtgtctgagtctgtctggttcaagtgccttcccgaggcaacctgctgttcacctgctgttcaagatcgagtctccagtttgtcctcgtcatttcgagtgaaagttgtttttttgtttgtatttactttactggattaaagactctgttttcgccaagtcgcttttgggtcctctttcacctgcatgacaggttaGGTATATTTCTAACCCATTGCTTTCTACTTCAATACAGATAATAATACAATTGGGCTATATCTTTATGTTAAAAAACTACATCTGTCAGATTTCTAGTCATTTCAGTTGATTAAATACATACCCCTTGATTTTCAAGAATATGACTTTTGATATAATATTGATTATAAAAATACTTTTAACTGAACATGACCCAAAAACGAAGGACTTATTAGCCTACTCTGTGTATATTTTTGCTGTAAAGGACTGATAAGCCCCATTAATTcaaaggtgcatcaaagctgggaccgagagactgaaaaacagcttctatctcaaggccatcagactgttaaacagctaccactaacattgagtggctgctgccaacacactgtcattgacactgacccaactccagccactttaataatgggaattgatgggaaatgatgtaaatatatcactagccactttaaacaatgctaccttgtctacatactcatctcatatgtatatactgtactcgataccatctactgtatgctgctctgtaccatcactcattcatatatccttatgtacatattctttatccccttacactgtgtataagacagtagttttggaattgttagttagattacttgttggttatcactgcattgtcggaactagaagcacaagcatttcgctacactcgcattaacatctgctaaccatgtgtatgtgacaaatacgattcaatttgatttgatttgattgttgaaaaataaatgctgttgTCATGGAATGGCAAGCCTTAAGCACTTCCTGAAAATGTCTATTTGCATATGAAAAAAAGATCACCTGGCCTATTGTTAAATTATTTTGTttgtgacactttgatatctcaataatttcagtcaattaaaaGTGCACAAGTTTGAGCATGCGTCCGTTAGGCCTATTGAAAATATTAAATCAGCTcaaattagattgagcaataaaacaTCCCACTCGTGGTATTCATATGATACAAAACAAAGGGAAAAAGGATTTTGACTGCACTGGTCTTTTAAACTTTATACTCAATTATAAATACTAATAAATAATATATTCCATTTAATTTGATGTCGTTATAGGTATGAAGACCCGTTTAATATTCCTTTGGCTATTGGCCTCAGCATTTGCTGTGTCTGTAAGTACTGATAAATCCACTCTTACTTTATGAACAGCTTTTTAATAAAAATGTATGATGCCAATCATTGTAGCCCTGTTGAATAACCACAAGTCTATTGATGTTTTATAAAGAATGATTTGCTATTCCCAAGGTCAAAGGCAAACCTCACGACACACATGAAGCTTTGTCCAAGTCCTCACACAAAGCTAAACAGAAGGTAAAGTGCATCCAACTCCTGTATTTTAAATAGGTTCCATACTGTAAATAAACCCCATCTCTATAAAAATAGAACACATTGACAAGGATTCTCCAGAAactttacatttcattatatgaaTGGCAAAAGTTTGTCAAGAAGCTATATCTTTTGTTATATTTACAAAATGTTTTTCCAGAAACTTTTCATTTCTTTTTCCAAGGACACTGTTCCAGATGAGGTCAATGAGGGGGAGGTCCTGCCGACCTTCATGACCTTTGAGTCTAGCAGTCAGGAGCAGGAGGACGAGGACATAAGCTACGAGGACAATGCTAATGTTAATGTGGATCACTCCAATGAGGGAGGGGTGTTTGAGGTGTCTGACAGTGGTGAGAGGAGCACCCCCGTCCTGCTGAGAGATAAGGCACTGGTGGACCTCCTCCAGGGGGAGTCAGaggaagaagaggtggaggaggaggagggaaataTCAAGTCtgaggagacacagtctgaagaggggggaggaggaggaggaggaggaggaggaggaggaggaggaggaggaggaggaggaggaggaggaggaggaggaggaggaggaggaggaggaggaggaggaggaggaggaggagggagaagaagaggtggGAGACTtggaaaaggaggaggaagatgaggaggtggtagaggtggaggaggaggtgcatgtggaggcagagaaagaggcgGAAAAGGTGAAGGCGATGGCGGATGAGGAGGAGTCAGTTgaggatgaggagaagagagagatagaggacgagggggaacATGTGGTCGGGGacagaggagtagaggaagaggttCAAGTTGAAGGGACGGACAGCAACACCGAGCCTGAGATTCCAGAGGATCTGGACTACGCCAGCGACAGCGACAACACAGAGCCTCTTGAAACCGAGCTTGAGGAAGGGAAACCCCTCGCCGAAGACGCCCAGTTCCTTTCAAATAAGAAAGTGGAGGCCGAGGTGGAGGAGAAAGAAGAACAAGCTAGCAAGGATGACAAAATCCCCACTGCCACTGATGACTATGAGTCCCAGCCAGACATACAAGACGCCGAGTTCACTGAGAGCCAGGAAGTGCTCGGCCAGTACAAGTACGATTCCCAAGAAAAGGGGACCAATAAAAAAGACGCAGACACAGACACTGAACTCCAAGAGACAAAGAACAGTGTGGATCTTGATGGGACACATCTTTCAgtagaagggggagaagagaaggaggagaagaacatAAACAAGAGTGCCAGTCACACCAGAGGCAAAGCCAGGAAGCAGAGGAAGAACCAGAGAGTGAGGAAGCGCCCCCTACAGAGGGATGAGGCCCCACCAGGAGAGGGAGTCCCAGACCACCAGGGGGATGAGGGCGTGAAGGAGCACTACCGCACCACCGACAGTGCTGTATACAAGCCCAAGAGGAGAAGAGCAGGGAAATGGGTAACACTCATCACATATCGCCCATTAGCTATAATGCAATGTCATCCTAAATACTTCAACCTAGATTGAACCATGTAACCTCTATATAAAGCTAGGCCCTTTTCTGCAGGTGACCTATTTGAAATTAAACCGATGATCCATGGATGGATCTACTCTATTCCCAGAGCTTCCCAAAATGTGTGTACTATacaatataggaaatagggtgtaaTTTAAAATGCAGCCCACATCTTATCTATTAACATCTGTGGGTGGTTTGTTGACCTCTATTGAGATGTCACCTTCTGTTTCCTACCCAGGCTCCTCTGGTGGGAATGAACCCGGTCCAGATCAGGGCGACAGTAGACCTCTACCCCAGCACCAGGCCCTCTTTGGCGGCCAGCCTATACAGACCCCAAGCATCCGCTGCCGGTAAGTGTAAATCtcagaaaggcacacacacacacacacacacacacacacacacacacacacacacacacacacacacacacacacacacacacacacacacacacacacacacacacacacacacacacacacacacacacacacacacacacacacacacacacacacacacacacacacacacacacacacacacacacacacacaccaggaatcTGCTGACTGGGCCTTTTCACTAACACTCCCAGAAGAATAGTGCCACGCTACCAAAACAAACTCCCTCTCGTCTCCGCTGGATTAAGGGGTCAATGAGCGAGCTCATGTTGAATTCGAGCACTGTACAAACTCAAATGGCAATGGAATGCAGGGGGGGGTAATGGCTGTGGTGGTAGTGCCGGGGTTTCCATTGACATCTATAACCAATGGAAAGTACATACTTGTGAATCATAATTAAGACATGATTAAAACATTAATAACACATGAACAGAGTATAAATACAATGACTTAGTGAATCTAGCAGAAAATAAACATCAATGTTCACATCAATGTTCCATTGATATAAAATTATAGGGCATGAGTGTGTTTAGGTATTTTTTTTCTCTTTTAGACCCTTGTGAGAACTTCCGTTGTCAACATGGAAAGACCTGTAAACTCAACAAGGAGAagaagcctgtgtgtgtgtgtcatgagcCTTCTGCCTGCCCACAGAGTGTCACTGATCATGTGAGTATGAACAGTGGTCATTGGGGTGCCGGGTGCTTTTCAGAGTTTTAAATCGTTGGCTCTGAATCATatatactgtaatgaaacaggcagggagcaggtctcaaaccctcgaccttctagcccgatGTCCAgcacgctatcgactgtgccccaAAACCATGCTTGAGCGGCAGAGTCGATATCCGCGCTTATAAACACAAtactatacagtatgttacaatactatacagtatattacaataCTATACCGTATGTACTGCTGCGAGCATGGGTTGAACCTGACCCACTGCTCTAGCACATTCTCTCTATCCTGTCGAATAAACATAAACAATACGAAAGGAGTTCCTTTAAAAACATTTGGGAAAAGTTGCTATTAGGGTCAGGCCATGGAAATTGATGTCACGTTGGTATGAAGAGAGTCGGGAGACAGGCTCGGGAATGCAAATCACAGCGTGTggtgtaaaggcacggggacgaagaccaaaaaaacacgtaacaaaaacacagggttgaaaccccaAAAAAAGAGCGAGGAGTAGCTAAAATAAATAACACTAACGCACAATGATTATCACACGGGACTAgaccgtaatcatctgcgcaatccacaagggcacgaaagcccaaaacacacagcacaggtactagtgtaacggatgtgaaacggctagcttagttagcggtgcgcgctaaatagcgtttcaatcggttacgtcacttgctctgagaccttgaagtagtagttccccttgctctgcaagggccgcggcctttgtggagcgatgggtaacgatgcttcgtgggtgactgttgttgatgtgtgcagaaggtccctggttcgcgcccaggtatgggcgaggggacggacgtaaagttattatGTTACACTCGCACGCACCAAACGGACATTATAACAATAATCGACCCCACTatggtgaacaaagggcacatatatacaaatacaatcagtgggaacaggggacaggtgtgcgCAATGAAAGTTCCAGAGATAACTGTGGCAATTGATAAGATCGGTACCACAGAACTATGCCTCTATAAAAGTTCAGATTTGGATAAGTATtctgatcctacatctgtatttcGAGGAAACTTGAAGGAAACATGCCACGAATCTGGCAATGGTAGGTACAACCCTGACATGATATTCTAGCAACATTGGGGAGCTGTTGGTTCTGTCTAGAATTGTATCTGCAGACCTCTGTTCCTAAGACAGGTGCACTAGCCTCAGTTCCGATAGAGTTGACTATATTGGAAATATGTGATGCTTAGTTGCCTACCAAGAGCAGGATCACTACAATATCTTTATCTGAAGCATGTTCTTTGTTAAATCCATAACTCATGAAGTCATTTGTCTTTCATGCAGGTATGTGGAAGTGACAATGTCACCTACACACCCTGTGAGTTCTTTGCCACCAAGTGCAACCTGGAAGGCACCAAGAGAGGCCATATACTTCACCTGGACTACACTGGAGTCTGCAAATGTAAGACAGCTATAGTCAGACCACCTCTACAGTTTCTGACCAATACAGTAGCTAACATGAAATAACTACATAAAGTATAACACATTTTTGTCAATTTCTTCTACTCCCTGTaatttttatttctctctctcgtttgttTCTCACACTATACAATTCCCTCATCTTaccttgtctcttcctctcctctctttctcactctctctctttcttcccctacCTTACTCTCTCTGTTAGTCATAGCACCGTGTATGACTGGCGAACTGGTCCAGTTTCCTCTGCGTATGCGCGACTGGCTGAAGAACGTCTTGCTGCATCTCTATGAACATGACTCCATGTCCCCTGGCTTCCTCACCCCCAAGCAACGCATCAGAGTGAGGAAACATCTTTCTTCATTTGGATTTCATTTTTCTACATTTTTATTGAATTGAATATCATTGGATCCATAgatttgagaaaaaaaaaactcTCTTATGGACACACTTAACTGTAAGCTTAAAATATGAGGGTAACACTTCACATTAGACAAACCGTCTATAAAGGGGTTATAGTAGTTTAATTATTTATATTTTCGAAATCATTTATCTTCATATAAAGGGGCTTTATGAAGTTTTAACCAACTGCATCCTTAGTGATTGACAGTATACATCTCAAAGACATAAAATCACCAGCACCTCACAACTGATTTTCTTGTTAGCACATATTCATATTCAATCCAATACAACTTTAATATTCATGCGTGACCATAAATGATGATGTCAATCTCCCAGGTGAGAAAGATCCACGAGAGTGAGAGGCGCCTCCATCCCGGCGACCACCCCATTGAGTTGCTGGCCCAGGACTTTGAGAAGAACTACAACATGTACATCTATCCCGTGCACTGGCAGTTTGCTCAGATGGACCAGCACCCTTCTGACAGGTACAGTACTTCAGGAGAAAGATGCATTTGTTTGTTGATGTCATAATCATGAAAAAGAACCAGAACGTAATTTTACACTGAGAAGCAACAGCCTCTCGCTTATGCCAAGCTTTCATTGAAATTAATGTGAGCGTCTGTAAAAAGTTACACGCCTAGTGCAGCAGGCCAATATTAAAGAAGTGTAGCTATATGTCTTTGATATGATTCAAGAATGAATAGCTTCACTTGTAGCTGTTCATCTACACAAGACATTATGGTTCGGTTCTCTGATTACGGTTCTCATTGTGAATCAGATACATGGTGGGTCTGAATCTAATATGAGATTAAGAATCAGTTTAACTGAACATTTCACATTTGAGTATACCTTCTTAAAGGCCCATAGAGTGGGTAACGCAAGTGGAAGCACAGCTGGGATATTACTGGAATTAGTCCCTTTGGGTAAATCCAGTTCAGACTGTGTGTGAATCGGTTCCAGTTTTGGGGTCAGACTCCCCCATATTCAACCCCCAATGGAATTAAATGGAGTGAAACAGGTTAAGCACtatttcaaaatcaaatcaaattgtatttgtcacatgcgactAATACAtcaggtacagtgaaatgcttacctacaagcccttaaacaacaatgcagttataAGAAGAAATTAagaaagtaagagataagaataacaaatcgttaaagagcagcagtaaataacaatagcggggacatatacaggggggtaccggtacagagtcaatgtgcaggggcaccggtgttgaggtaattgaggtaatatgtacatgtaggtagagttattaaagtgactatgcatagataataacagagtagcagcagcgtagaaggaggggggcaatgcaaatagtctgggatgcaatttgattagctattcaggagtcttgtggcttgggggtagaagctgttaagaagcctcttgcacctagacttggcgctccggtaccgcttgccgtgcagaagcagagagaacagtctatgactagggtggcggtagtctttgaccatttttagggccttcctctgacaccacctggtatagaggtgctggatggcagggagcttggccccggtgatgtactgggccatacgcactaccctctgtagtgtattgtggtcggaggccgagcagttgccataccaggcagtgatgcaactcgtCAGGATGcgctcaatggtgcagctgtaaaacccttgaggatctgaggactcatgCCAGTCCTCTTAGGGGGAATAggatttgtcgtgccctcttcgtgactgtcttggtgtgcttggaccatgttagtttgttggtgatctAGGTGCCAGTAATGCAGAATTAGAGACACTCATTTtagttttctgttgcaaaatgtttaaaAACGTTCTCCATTGCATAGGCTTATGAACATGACACTGGTGTTCCTATCCAGGTTTCTGTCCCACTCTGAGCTGGCCCCCCTGAGGGTCCCGTTAGTCCCCATGGAGCATTGTACCTCCCGCTTCTTCCAGGAGTGTGACGCAGACAAAGACAAACAGGTGTCCTTCAGGGAGTGGACCCACTGCTTCGGCATCAAGGATGGTAAGAGTGGCAGTCTTATACAAAGTGAAAGCAATTCATTGACCAAAGAATGAGGCTTGCGTGACATTGGCAATGTTGTGATAGttgtagtgtgagtgagtgaatgaatgaatgcTGCATTACTGTAGCTTACAGAAGGACCATGGTCATGTGCTTTCACACATTTGATAGTATGACCCCGCATTGTGAACTCTTGTAAAGATGTCATCTCTTGTGATTTTCCATTTTCCCCCTCTGCAGAGGACATGGATGTCAACCTGCTCTTCTGAGTCCAATCAGTACCTCATCAAGCAACCAGCTTAAATAAGCATTTAACGAAATAACCTTCAATCATGGCAGAACCACATACCTTAATTGGAGAGTCACTTAATTGGAGAGTCACAATgtctggcacacagacattgtggaaaCCAGTAAttggttccccattaatcacaccatcccttcacatggtttaacagatacattcacatatgaagacaatgttccctcctgtcctcttccctttctgatattctgcatagcacCAGGGACATGTGAAAGACAAGCCTGACTTCTCCATTCTGATTCATCCACCATACAgtgtagctattacagtgaaatactaccatgctattgtttgaggagagtgcagagTTATGAATTAGAAAAtgtaaaccaattaggcacatttgggcagacttgttACAACATCTTGAATTGAAATGCAACGGTtctttggatcagtctaaaacgttgcacatacactgctgccatctagtggccaacatctaaattgcgcctaaactggaataatacattgtggccttgctcttgcatttcaaagatgatgaaaaAAATAtgctttttctttgtattatttaCCAGATctcatgtgttatattctcctacactaatttcacatttccacaaacttcaaagtgtttcctttcaaatggaatcaagaatatgcatatccttgcttcaggtcctgagctacaggcagttagatgtaATTTTAGGtcaaaattaaaaataaaaagatgTCTGATCATTAAATCACACCAAGGTAAAGCAAATTTGGATCTATAAATATGTGGATGTTctgtgatactgtatgtagatactgtatagcTGATAGTGGTATTAGTAGAGTAGGTGATGAGATTGTATTTTTTAAACAATTAACAATGATATCAGTGTTATGAACACATTCCAAGAGGGGGAAAGTTTACGAGTGCTTTTTGTAGAtgacaataaacaaaacaaaaatggacTTCTATGCAGGTGAAACAAATCACTTTACTTTTTGGCCAAAATATTACAGTATTTATTTTAAACATAAAAAAAAGCTATAGTTTTATGCGGGTGCATTATTTTTGTATGGAAACCATTTAGTATTGACTCTCACAATAAATTGAGCTTGAATAGAGTATTTATTTCTATGTCAAAAGGAGACATTTTAATGGCAGGAAATGTAGTAGAACATAAGATGTTGACAGAATTACTAAGAGTTGAATGCTGTAACTGTTTTTGATGTCTTGCCTGATATTGCTACTTCACTAACCATTCTAATAAAAGTAATGTTGACCTCATCGGATCTCATCACATTCCTGTTTGATTGTTTTACTTCATGCACAATTGAATTGAATGTAACtttattgacccccccccccacgagGAAAATGTCATCAATAAAGTTATTTCATGCACTATGATAAATCTATACAATGAAGAGAAACTACTCCAGTATTTAGTTTTTAGGTTACACTGAATTACACTCAAGCCTTCTTTATATTCTTATTTGATCATTTGTACTGTACAATGACATAATAGGGAAGTAACTGTCATAAGTTGTGGTTGGTGATGTCACTTTCACGTCAGTGGTGATGCTTTGTCTCTTTTAGTTTAAATGAAAATAATAACCGGCATCTATTTTACACAGCCACCACAGGTGAACAGTTGACTCATCCAACAAAGGCTTATAATAAGGACATAATCGTAATATGATAATATGGTTCAGATTCTTGGTCTGGGTTTTGCAATCCATGTGATTTTGAATAAGGCCCTCTTTGGGTCAGCAAGCCACAATTGTGAGATCAACATTTAGAGCTGTATTCTGATTGGACTGTTACCAGTGGACATGGAGGAAGTGCCTCTTTATAAGAGCAAAACTAGAAACAACATGTCATCTTCAGAAGTGTCTTTGTGAGCTGAAAATCTGCCATCATTCACAGAGGTATGACAGATGACAACTTAACCATTTTCATGGAACAGCCTTCATGCAATTTAATCACATTTCAAGTATTGATTT
This sequence is a window from Oncorhynchus gorbuscha isolate QuinsamMale2020 ecotype Even-year linkage group LG17, OgorEven_v1.0, whole genome shotgun sequence. Protein-coding genes within it:
- the LOC124001882 gene encoding SPARC-like translates to MADEEESVEDEEKREIEDEGEHVVGDRGVEEEVQVEGTDSNTEPEIPEDLDYASDSDNTEPLETELEEGKPLAEDAQFLSNKKVEAEVEEKEEQASKDDKIPTATDDYESQPDIQDAEFTESQEVLGQYKYDSQEKGTNKKDADTDTELQETKNSVDLDGTHLSVEGGEEKEEKNINKSASHTRGKARKQRKNQRVRKRPLQRDEAPPGEGVPDHQGDEGVKEHYRTTDSAVYKPKRRRAGKWAPLVGMNPVQIRATVDLYPSTRPSLAASLYRPQASAADPCENFRCQHGKTCKLNKEKKPVCVCHEPSACPQSVTDHVCGSDNVTYTPCEFFATKCNLEGTKRGHILHLDYTGVCKFIAPCMTGELVQFPLRMRDWLKNVLLHLYEHDSMSPGFLTPKQRIRVRKIHESERRLHPGDHPIELLAQDFEKNYNMYIYPVHWQFAQMDQHPSDRFLSHSELAPLRVPLVPMEHCTSRFFQECDADKDKQVSFREWTHCFGIKDEDMDVNLLF